The following proteins are co-located in the Candidatus Woesearchaeota archaeon genome:
- a CDS encoding metal-dependent hydrolase, producing the protein MNIIITSASLFILDSLGMIDFWSLNILHLVIAVYVFSNLPDIDNANSKMSYTFFLFYIIFFMLGLSDHKSNPLLSIGKMMLAMLMGWYHVMVMEKGRKHRKFPHTFTFGILASLILWLYTSLPIALTGFFCFFLHLLFDRHVSAALRNDMHMWLRK; encoded by the coding sequence ATGAACATAATAATTACATCTGCATCACTTTTCATTCTTGACAGTCTCGGCATGATTGATTTCTGGTCACTCAATATACTGCATCTAGTCATAGCTGTCTATGTGTTCAGCAACCTACCTGACATAGACAATGCCAACTCAAAGATGAGCTACACTTTCTTCCTTTTCTACATTATTTTCTTCATGCTCGGCCTCTCTGATCACAAGTCAAATCCGCTGCTGAGCATAGGAAAGATGATGCTTGCAATGCTCATGGGATGGTATCATGTGATGGTCATGGAGAAAGGGAGAAAACACAGGAAATTCCCACACACTTTCACATTCGGCATACTGGCCTCTCTTATCTTGTGGTTGTATACATCGCTTCCCATCGCATTGACAGGATTCTTCTGCTTCTTCCTGCACCTGCTGTTCGACAGGCATGTCAGTGCAGCATTAAGGAATGATATGCATATGTGGCTGAGAAAATGA
- a CDS encoding nucleotidyltransferase domain-containing protein, translating to MAKKDDNQKDADNTQNPPPQIPNLKDLPKETQEKLKELKDKMEKFQKQVLEKFDKYVLGISLLPPPKMQPGQPQPKDYNKDQVSLMVLVDDSDSKKMSKGELKSKLSTIIDKIAQDIDKNLVPQVLITSELWQSCYDAKYDLLSLMAISAPVFDKGMLAAIKIAEIHRTMVLKKFEKYIVSYVLFGSLTRGQATPKSDIDVAIIIDDTDVKRMTRAELKDKLRAIIIGMGIEAGEITGIKNKLNIQVYILTDFWDSIKEANPVIFTVLRDGVPLYDRGMFMPWKQLLKMGKIKPSSEAIDMFMATGEQMISRIKFRLKEIVEADIYWATLTPTQAAIMLFGLPPPTPNETIQLLEDIFVKKEKLLEPQYIEILKKIRKYYKDIEHGEVKEITGKEVDELLESAQKYLKRIRRLFTQIEKIKEEESMVHIYESCVTIIRDILKMEHIEKVKDIDAVRVFEDELVHTGKVPEKYLRMLKNVEKAKKDYDAGKLTKAEVENVRKTSSDLIKFLVEHMQRRRGLELERARIRVKHGSRYGEVILLDRVAFIIHDIDHEEKEITKAEIRDDGSLGTTHKSSIEEFEKHLAGAVIPKRVFLKEPIFENLKAFFGKDVEIMISY from the coding sequence ATGGCAAAGAAAGATGATAATCAGAAGGATGCAGACAATACACAAAACCCCCCTCCACAGATCCCTAACCTGAAGGATCTTCCTAAGGAGACCCAGGAGAAGCTTAAGGAGCTGAAGGACAAGATGGAGAAGTTCCAGAAACAGGTTCTTGAGAAGTTTGATAAATATGTCCTTGGCATCTCGCTCCTGCCTCCCCCAAAGATGCAGCCCGGACAGCCTCAGCCAAAGGATTATAACAAGGATCAGGTCAGCCTGATGGTCCTTGTTGATGATTCTGATTCGAAGAAGATGTCAAAGGGTGAGCTGAAGTCAAAGCTTTCTACCATAATCGACAAGATAGCGCAGGATATCGACAAGAATCTTGTGCCCCAGGTCCTCATAACAAGTGAGCTCTGGCAGAGCTGCTATGATGCGAAGTATGATCTCCTTTCCCTGATGGCCATCTCTGCGCCTGTATTCGACAAGGGCATGCTCGCTGCGATAAAGATTGCTGAGATACACAGGACAATGGTCTTGAAGAAGTTCGAGAAATACATCGTCTCTTATGTCCTCTTCGGCTCCCTGACAAGGGGCCAGGCCACGCCCAAGTCTGACATCGATGTCGCCATCATAATTGATGATACAGATGTTAAGCGCATGACAAGGGCAGAGCTCAAGGACAAGCTGCGCGCAATAATAATCGGGATGGGCATTGAGGCTGGCGAGATAACCGGCATCAAGAACAAGCTCAATATCCAGGTATATATACTGACTGATTTCTGGGATTCAATCAAGGAGGCCAATCCTGTCATCTTCACTGTGCTGAGGGATGGTGTTCCGTTGTATGACAGGGGCATGTTCATGCCCTGGAAACAGCTGCTCAAGATGGGCAAGATCAAGCCGAGCAGCGAGGCCATCGACATGTTCATGGCAACAGGCGAGCAGATGATCTCGAGGATTAAGTTCAGGCTGAAGGAGATTGTCGAGGCTGATATATACTGGGCCACCCTGACTCCGACCCAGGCTGCTATCATGCTTTTCGGGCTTCCCCCGCCGACACCTAATGAGACCATCCAGCTGCTCGAGGATATCTTTGTGAAGAAGGAGAAGCTTCTCGAGCCCCAATATATCGAGATCCTGAAGAAGATCAGGAAATACTACAAGGATATTGAGCATGGGGAAGTGAAAGAGATCACCGGCAAGGAGGTCGACGAGCTGCTTGAATCTGCCCAGAAATATCTCAAGAGGATAAGGCGTCTCTTCACCCAGATCGAGAAGATAAAGGAAGAGGAATCCATGGTCCACATCTATGAGAGCTGTGTCACGATAATCAGGGACATCCTGAAGATGGAGCACATTGAGAAGGTCAAGGATATCGACGCTGTCAGGGTGTTTGAGGATGAGCTTGTGCATACAGGCAAAGTCCCGGAGAAGTATTTGAGGATGCTCAAGAATGTGGAGAAGGCCAAGAAGGACTATGATGCCGGAAAGCTGACAAAGGCAGAGGTAGAGAATGTCCGCAAGACCTCTTCTGATCTGATCAAGTTCCTGGTCGAGCACATGCAGAGGAGGAGGGGCCTTGAGCTTGAGCGTGCCAGGATAAGGGTGAAGCACGGCAGCCGTTATGGAGAGGTCATCCTGCTCGACAGGGTTGCCTTCATCATCCATGACATAGATCATGAGGAGAAGGAGATAACCAAGGCTGAGATAAGGGATGACGGAAGCCTGGGCACGACGCATAAGTCTTCTATTGAGGAATTTGAGAAGCATCTTGCTGGCGCTGTCATCCCGAAGAGGGTCTTCCTGAAGGAGCCTATCTTTGAGAACCTGAAAGCCTTTTTCGGCAAGGATGTGGAGATAATGATCTCTTACTGA
- a CDS encoding cation:proton antiporter produces MDPEIFVELSKILVLTILITGVAKILKQPVIIGYIISGIVAGPFLLNIIDSVETFTAFSHIGVALLLFFVGINLNPKVIKEVGKISLITGVGQVLFTTSIGFFIAKMMGFSNIVSFYISIALAFSSTIVIMKLLSDKRDLESLYGRISIGFLIIQDFIAIIVLLVISSLNNGTDLASMAVETVLKGIGGILVLFALTIYILPSLTKIIARSQEFLLLFSISWCFAVSSVFYYLNFSIEAGALLAGITLSLSPYHFEISSKLKPLRDFFIILFFIMIGSQMVFSNILQNMGIIILLSLFVLIGNPIIVMILMGLLGYTKRNSFLAGLTVAQISEFSLIVVTMGVSVGHVSNEILSLVTAVGLITFAGSTYMILYSNRIYPILSPYLSLFEREGKKVDEHRHHREDKHDIILFGYNRIGFDILESLKKIKKRFLIVDYDPEVITNLSKEGYECRYGDANDSELLNELDYASAKMIISTIPITETNLLIISKVKEVNSKVIITVVSHQIDDAVKLYDAGATYVIMPHFLGGKHFSTMIEKNRMSMNKFLKEKIIHIENIGHRKGMGHEHPMHEHN; encoded by the coding sequence ATGGATCCTGAGATTTTTGTGGAACTGAGCAAGATCCTGGTCCTCACTATCTTGATCACTGGCGTGGCCAAGATCCTCAAGCAGCCAGTCATAATAGGTTACATAATCAGCGGCATTGTAGCAGGCCCTTTCCTGCTGAACATCATTGATTCTGTTGAGACCTTCACTGCCTTCTCCCATATCGGTGTTGCACTCCTGCTTTTCTTTGTCGGCATCAATCTAAATCCTAAAGTCATTAAGGAGGTCGGCAAGATCTCCCTCATCACAGGAGTGGGCCAGGTCCTCTTCACTACTTCGATAGGTTTCTTCATCGCAAAGATGATGGGATTCTCGAACATAGTGTCTTTCTATATCTCGATAGCCCTTGCATTCAGCAGCACGATTGTCATCATGAAATTATTGTCTGACAAGAGGGATCTTGAATCCCTTTACGGCAGGATATCCATAGGATTCCTCATCATCCAGGATTTCATCGCAATCATTGTCCTGCTGGTCATCTCATCATTGAATAACGGCACTGATCTGGCTTCCATGGCTGTTGAGACTGTCCTTAAAGGCATCGGCGGCATTCTTGTCCTGTTTGCCCTGACGATATACATCCTGCCTTCATTGACCAAGATTATCGCGAGATCCCAGGAGTTCCTGCTCTTGTTCTCTATAAGCTGGTGCTTTGCTGTCTCCTCTGTATTCTATTACTTGAACTTCTCGATAGAGGCTGGCGCCCTGCTTGCAGGCATCACCCTTTCATTGTCCCCTTATCATTTTGAGATAAGCTCAAAGCTGAAGCCGCTGAGGGATTTCTTCATCATCCTGTTCTTCATCATGATCGGCTCGCAGATGGTCTTCTCGAATATTCTCCAGAACATGGGCATCATCATCCTGCTCTCCTTGTTTGTGCTTATCGGCAACCCTATCATTGTGATGATCCTGATGGGCCTTCTTGGTTATACTAAGAGGAACAGCTTCCTTGCAGGCCTGACTGTGGCCCAGATAAGCGAGTTCTCATTGATTGTCGTGACAATGGGAGTCTCTGTCGGCCATGTGAGCAATGAAATCCTCTCTTTGGTCACAGCTGTCGGCCTGATAACCTTTGCTGGCTCCACTTACATGATATTGTATTCCAACAGGATCTATCCGATCCTTTCCCCATATCTTTCATTGTTCGAAAGAGAAGGGAAGAAGGTTGACGAGCACAGGCATCATAGGGAGGACAAGCATGACATCATCCTTTTCGGCTACAACAGGATCGGCTTTGATATCCTCGAGTCATTGAAGAAGATAAAGAAGAGGTTCCTTATTGTGGATTATGATCCTGAAGTCATCACCAACCTGTCAAAGGAAGGGTATGAATGCAGGTATGGGGACGCGAATGATTCAGAGCTTCTCAACGAGCTTGATTATGCCTCAGCAAAGATGATAATATCAACCATCCCGATAACTGAGACCAATCTTCTCATCATCAGCAAAGTGAAAGAGGTGAACAGCAAGGTGATAATCACAGTGGTCTCCCATCAGATAGATGATGCTGTCAAGCTTTACGATGCCGGTGCCACCTATGTCATCATGCCCCATTTCTTGGGAGGCAAGCATTTCTCGACCATGATTGAGAAGAACAGGATGAGCATGAACAAGTTCCTGAAAGAGAAGATTATCCATATAGAGAATATAGGGCATAGGAAAGGCATGGGCCATGAACATCCTATGCATGAACACAATTGA
- a CDS encoding DUF4258 domain-containing protein, translating to MITLIFSKHARERMMLRGISASEIRLAIDRDSKQIQRPDKILYSYRYFCVVAKKVKNTYFIITIKPR from the coding sequence GTGATTACCCTAATATTTTCAAAGCATGCAAGAGAGAGGATGATGCTCAGGGGCATCTCAGCCAGCGAGATAAGGCTGGCAATAGACAGAGACTCCAAGCAGATCCAAAGGCCTGACAAGATTCTCTACAGCTACAGATATTTCTGTGTTGTTGCGAAGAAGGTAAAGAACACATATTTCATAATAACAATCAAGCCAAGGTGA
- a CDS encoding AbrB/MazE/SpoVT family DNA-binding domain-containing protein codes for MKPIKSKEFPDNQTSGSLTCPICRKGKLTKGKSKEYLYGVYLGEYDAQICTVCHEIFLNEESVKKIEKKAKEKGIWGLGKKTKITKSGNSIAIRISKELADYLKLEVGREAFIHPENKRIIIEPL; via the coding sequence ATGAAACCAATAAAATCCAAAGAATTTCCGGATAATCAGACATCAGGATCCCTGACATGCCCAATATGCAGAAAAGGGAAGCTGACAAAAGGAAAATCAAAGGAATACCTCTATGGGGTGTATCTCGGCGAATATGATGCACAGATATGCACTGTGTGCCATGAGATATTCCTCAACGAAGAATCTGTCAAGAAGATAGAGAAAAAAGCAAAGGAGAAAGGCATCTGGGGATTGGGCAAGAAGACCAAGATAACAAAATCAGGCAATTCAATAGCGATAAGGATATCAAAGGAACTGGCAGACTATCTCAAGCTTGAAGTCGGCAGGGAGGCATTCATACATCCTGAGAATAAAAGGATAATCATTGAGCCATTATGA
- a CDS encoding type II toxin-antitoxin system VapC family toxin, with protein MILLDTSAVIELLAGTEKGAAIRDHLESKAFAVSSITVNELLVCIKQKELIKGFINSVEVLPFDKETAIKSADLEASLYMKGKPTGKLDIFLAATCINHKIPIMTCDRHFSRIKDLDVILI; from the coding sequence ATGATTCTGCTTGACACCTCTGCAGTCATCGAATTATTGGCAGGTACAGAGAAAGGTGCTGCGATAAGGGATCATCTGGAGTCTAAGGCCTTTGCAGTCAGCTCCATCACAGTCAATGAGCTTCTCGTCTGCATAAAGCAGAAAGAGCTCATCAAGGGATTCATCAACTCAGTTGAAGTCCTGCCTTTTGACAAGGAGACAGCAATCAAGAGTGCAGACTTGGAAGCTTCACTTTATATGAAAGGCAAACCGACCGGCAAGCTGGACATCTTCCTTGCAGCAACCTGCATCAATCACAAGATCCCTATCATGACCTGTGACAGGCATTTCTCAAGGATCAAGGATCTTGATGTCATCCTCATCTGA
- a CDS encoding antitoxin VapB family protein, whose product MAIKSLTITEEAYNALKSMKHGDESFSKAILRISKSRTPSADRFFGILKDIDLKELKSKIKARRSDIEKEFRRHHDSA is encoded by the coding sequence ATGGCAATAAAATCATTGACAATAACTGAAGAGGCTTACAATGCATTGAAGAGCATGAAGCATGGTGATGAGAGCTTCAGCAAGGCCATCCTGAGAATCTCGAAGAGCAGGACGCCTTCAGCTGACAGGTTCTTCGGCATACTGAAAGATATTGATCTTAAGGAATTGAAATCAAAGATCAAAGCCAGAAGGTCTGATATCGAGAAGGAATTCAGGAGGCATCATGATTCTGCTTGA